Proteins from one Verrucomicrobiota bacterium genomic window:
- a CDS encoding phospholipase D family protein produces MKRAVLILILTVPLTLQGQQGQQDLKAYFSPNGGCTQAVVETLNGAKKTILVQAYSFTSTPIAKALVDAKKRGVDVRVILDRSQRTERYSGATFLTNGGVTTFIDATHKIAHNKVMVIDDQEVITGSFNFTKAAETGNAENVLLILHAPELAAKYSQNWHEHLNHSENY; encoded by the coding sequence TTGAAACGGGCTGTTCTAATACTAATTCTGACAGTTCCATTGACCTTGCAAGGGCAACAAGGTCAACAGGATCTCAAGGCTTATTTTAGCCCAAATGGTGGTTGCACCCAAGCCGTAGTAGAAACACTCAACGGAGCAAAAAAGACTATTCTAGTTCAGGCCTACAGTTTCACCTCCACACCAATCGCAAAAGCTTTGGTAGATGCGAAGAAGCGTGGGGTCGATGTTAGGGTCATCCTCGACAGAAGTCAGCGGACTGAGCGCTACTCCGGTGCGACATTTCTTACTAATGGAGGAGTTACCACCTTTATCGACGCCACCCATAAGATCGCCCACAACAAAGTGATGGTGATCGACGATCAAGAAGTAATAACAGGAAGCTTCAATTTCACGAAAGCAGCCGAGACCGGGAATGCTGAGAATGTACTTCTGATACTCCACGCTCCTGAACTTGCCGCCAAGTACTCTCAAAACTGGCATGAGCATCTAAATCATTCTGAAAACTACTGA
- a CDS encoding ATP-binding cassette domain-containing protein, protein MLTIKKLKKTIGGRTLFEEADMQVNYGERVALVGPNGAGKSTLFSLLLKKDEADSGTIERDEWTMIGHLAQEGEATGDETVLDVATGRAGEIPALEKRLKELEEAGTVDTPEYSEASSKHAALSDPKVEAKAKKILGGLGYQQEDFERKAKELSGGWVMRAHLARLLVMEPDLLLLDEPTNHLDLVSLLWLQNYLKTYPGAVLLISHDRQFMDEIIQTVYEIAECRLHSYSGNYSAFLEERDSRYERHNAAYKNQQKEITDLREFYDRFRQVASKASQAMSKLKQIERLELIEKPLPPRKPFRFQIPQPPRGGQRAVILEEIHMAYPTSQGERKVYSGLDLTIERMERTVLVGPNGAGKSTLLKILAGALEFQKGKRIEGPNAKIGYFSQHRAATLDPNKSILEEVRASNGELSENDARGILGSFLFRKDDIYKKTPVLSGGEKTRLNLVKFLVDPPNLLLMDEPTTHLDIHTVESLIMALSAYEGTLVFISHDVHFIRKLATKVLHVNDGKVTSYLGTYDDFLEKVGALGNEREALTA, encoded by the coding sequence ATGCTCACCATTAAAAAACTCAAAAAAACCATCGGTGGCCGCACTCTCTTCGAGGAGGCCGACATGCAGGTCAACTATGGCGAGCGCGTCGCACTGGTCGGCCCGAATGGAGCCGGAAAATCGACCCTCTTTTCACTTCTCCTGAAAAAGGATGAGGCGGATTCAGGCACGATCGAGCGGGACGAGTGGACCATGATCGGCCATCTCGCCCAAGAAGGTGAGGCCACTGGCGATGAGACCGTCCTCGATGTCGCCACAGGTCGGGCCGGAGAGATTCCGGCTCTGGAAAAACGCCTCAAGGAACTCGAGGAGGCCGGCACTGTCGATACCCCGGAGTACAGCGAGGCCTCTTCCAAGCACGCGGCCCTCAGCGACCCCAAGGTCGAGGCCAAAGCCAAGAAGATCCTCGGGGGTCTGGGCTACCAGCAGGAGGACTTCGAGCGGAAGGCCAAGGAACTGAGCGGCGGCTGGGTCATGCGCGCCCATCTGGCCCGCCTTCTCGTCATGGAGCCCGACCTACTTTTGTTGGATGAGCCGACCAACCATCTCGACCTTGTCTCACTGCTCTGGCTCCAGAATTATCTGAAGACCTATCCAGGCGCCGTGCTTCTGATCTCCCACGACAGGCAATTCATGGATGAGATCATCCAGACAGTTTATGAGATCGCTGAGTGCCGCCTGCACTCCTACTCGGGGAACTATAGTGCCTTCCTGGAGGAGCGTGATTCCCGCTACGAGCGGCATAATGCAGCCTACAAGAACCAGCAGAAGGAGATCACCGACCTACGCGAGTTCTATGATCGCTTCCGACAGGTCGCCTCCAAGGCCTCTCAGGCCATGAGCAAGCTGAAGCAGATCGAGCGACTGGAGCTGATCGAGAAGCCGCTTCCTCCCCGCAAGCCATTCCGCTTCCAGATCCCACAGCCTCCGCGAGGCGGCCAACGAGCCGTCATCCTTGAGGAGATCCATATGGCCTATCCCACCTCTCAAGGTGAGCGGAAGGTCTACTCGGGCCTCGACCTCACCATCGAGCGAATGGAGCGCACCGTCCTTGTTGGACCCAATGGCGCCGGCAAGTCGACCCTGCTCAAGATCTTGGCCGGTGCACTCGAGTTCCAGAAAGGAAAGCGGATCGAGGGACCAAATGCGAAGATCGGCTACTTCAGCCAGCACAGAGCCGCCACCCTTGATCCGAACAAGTCGATCCTGGAAGAGGTCAGGGCCTCGAACGGGGAACTCTCAGAGAATGACGCCCGCGGTATCCTCGGCTCCTTCCTCTTTCGCAAGGATGACATCTACAAGAAGACCCCCGTCCTGAGCGGCGGCGAGAAGACACGCCTGAATCTCGTCAAGTTCCTAGTCGACCCCCCGAATCTCCTGCTGATGGACGAGCCGACTACCCATCTCGACATCCACACCGTCGAGTCGCTCATCATGGCGCTGAGCGCCTACGAGGGAACGCTTGTCTTTATCAGTCACGACGTCCACTTCATCCGGAAGCTGGCCACCAAGGTCCTCCATGTGAATGACGGCAAAGTCACCTCCTATCTCGGAACCTACGACGACTTCTTGGAAAAGGTCGGAGCGCTGGGGAATGAGCGCGAAGCGCTTACCGCTTAG
- the waaF gene encoding lipopolysaccharide heptosyltransferase II, producing MDRLLYLLALSVVTLIRLLPITVCFVLGQAIGLLVCMILPSYRRLSKQNLQIAFGPSLTNREASRITLTHFLNLGANIVCSVKIPAMSMKQLRSRLSMEKEENWIDWVIGKKAGQQGTVIALSHSGNWEISAQIGESIKPRPAGCIYQALRNPLMDDLVNGDRRSRGVVTFDRKKEMQAAVTMLKEGGAVGVLTDQHAGNAGIWMPLFGKLASTSPLAASLAQRTDSLLVQATVRTVGLARWVLHTSDPIPTEGLTVEEVTMKLNTLLEQEIRRSPADWFWVHNRWKTPHPNFLLRGVKRGIYLPPEIKPSDLQPFKILLRSPNWLGDACMAVPAIRAIKEGRPDLRLTILSPEKLMPLWKEIPEVDAILSIPPKASPWEVAKLIKSADSFDVAILLPNSLRSALEVWLAGIPRRVGREIHRGKRLLNQTFPPNRQLHPTLHQTSELLASVRHLGGPEPTARPPRHAPQGPIRIALCSGAEYGPAKRWPIERYRSVMEEISKDHDLTWVIVGTAKEADLGEVLSRNFPGKVENLCGRTTLPELIDELKGCTLILTNDTGTMHLADLLGLPVVAIFGSTEPALTGPGHLGSITKPPHRIIRRKVECSPCYLRECPIDFRCMKEITVQMVTSAVLESLREVEAF from the coding sequence ATGGATCGTCTTCTGTATCTGCTCGCCTTATCGGTTGTCACCCTTATCCGATTGCTCCCCATCACGGTCTGTTTCGTCCTGGGACAGGCAATCGGACTTCTGGTGTGTATGATTCTGCCCAGCTACCGCCGTCTCTCCAAACAGAATCTCCAGATCGCCTTCGGCCCCTCGCTGACCAATCGTGAAGCCTCCCGGATTACCCTGACTCATTTTCTCAATCTCGGGGCCAATATCGTCTGTTCGGTCAAGATTCCGGCCATGAGCATGAAGCAGCTTCGCTCCCGACTCAGCATGGAGAAGGAAGAGAACTGGATCGACTGGGTCATCGGGAAAAAGGCCGGTCAGCAAGGCACCGTGATCGCTCTCAGCCACTCGGGCAACTGGGAGATCAGCGCCCAGATCGGGGAATCCATCAAACCCCGCCCGGCGGGCTGTATCTATCAGGCGCTCCGTAACCCCCTCATGGATGATCTGGTCAACGGGGATCGCCGCAGCCGCGGGGTTGTCACCTTCGATCGCAAGAAGGAGATGCAGGCTGCCGTGACCATGCTCAAAGAGGGAGGCGCTGTCGGCGTCCTGACCGATCAGCATGCAGGGAATGCCGGGATCTGGATGCCCCTCTTCGGCAAACTCGCCTCCACCTCCCCTCTGGCGGCAAGCCTAGCCCAGCGCACCGACTCACTGCTTGTTCAGGCAACGGTCCGAACAGTGGGCTTGGCACGATGGGTCCTCCATACCAGCGATCCGATCCCGACCGAGGGGCTAACCGTCGAGGAGGTTACGATGAAACTCAATACACTGCTCGAGCAGGAGATCCGGCGTTCTCCCGCCGACTGGTTCTGGGTTCACAATCGCTGGAAAACCCCCCACCCAAACTTCCTGCTCCGCGGAGTGAAGCGCGGAATCTATCTGCCTCCTGAGATCAAGCCCTCCGATCTCCAGCCCTTCAAGATTCTACTCCGCTCACCGAACTGGCTCGGCGACGCCTGCATGGCTGTTCCTGCGATTCGCGCAATCAAAGAGGGACGCCCCGACCTCCGACTCACGATCCTCTCACCTGAGAAACTCATGCCGCTCTGGAAGGAGATTCCCGAAGTCGATGCGATCCTTTCCATCCCGCCGAAAGCCTCCCCATGGGAGGTTGCCAAGCTGATCAAGTCAGCCGACTCCTTCGATGTGGCGATCCTGCTGCCGAATTCCCTACGCAGCGCCCTAGAGGTCTGGCTGGCCGGCATACCGCGCCGGGTCGGCAGGGAGATCCACCGGGGCAAGCGTCTGCTGAACCAGACCTTCCCTCCCAACCGGCAGCTTCACCCGACACTTCATCAGACCAGTGAGTTGCTAGCCAGCGTACGCCACCTCGGAGGCCCGGAACCGACAGCACGCCCCCCCCGTCACGCTCCCCAGGGCCCGATCCGCATCGCACTCTGTTCCGGCGCAGAATACGGACCTGCCAAGCGCTGGCCGATCGAGCGCTACCGATCAGTCATGGAGGAGATATCGAAGGATCATGACCTCACCTGGGTTATCGTCGGCACGGCCAAGGAAGCGGATCTCGGAGAGGTTCTCTCACGCAATTTTCCCGGAAAGGTGGAGAACCTCTGCGGCAGAACCACGCTCCCGGAACTCATCGACGAGCTCAAGGGCTGCACCCTAATCCTGACCAATGATACCGGCACCATGCATCTCGCGGACCTTCTAGGTCTGCCGGTCGTCGCGATCTTCGGCTCGACCGAACCTGCCCTCACCGGCCCGGGCCATCTCGGCAGCATCACCAAACCGCCTCACCGGATAATCAGACGCAAGGTCGAATGCAGCCCCTGTTATCTCAGAGAATGCCCGATCGACTTCCGCTGCATGAAAGAGATCACCGTCCAGATGGTGACTTCTGCAGTGCTCGAATCGCTGCGGGAGGTTGAAGCTTTTTAG